One genomic window of Candidatus Nitrospira nitrosa includes the following:
- a CDS encoding DUF5320 domain-containing protein: MKTRIKRRSVGVPLLASVVCLFISACSTSRTVEDTVYADGPRGAVLLQHVDDSWFKTAHPVSVSPLLLTHVLRGIEIQASPDDPTTAMRVFSEEETAFLSPLISTALSKATKSQLVAFRVMHGTDPRGDMTGGLLFTRGRLLHLWLTHYRVPSVGIVPGATLDRHARHPKGLDPRRLRFLPETVQQPSLHQQPDIIDPPPLATLLIDYQMLAAQLNLPSESTHAQSSHGAAQSEPAIPASQEAPSAAGEETQALKERMKVQAIELDALKEEMRALRNRLSEMEEPASTQMKPRTTPR; the protein is encoded by the coding sequence ATGAAGACTCGCATAAAGAGAAGAAGCGTCGGTGTTCCGTTGCTGGCAAGCGTGGTGTGCCTGTTCATCAGTGCGTGTTCGACGTCTCGCACAGTTGAAGACACCGTCTATGCGGATGGTCCTCGAGGCGCCGTGTTGCTCCAACATGTGGACGATTCATGGTTCAAGACCGCCCACCCCGTCTCGGTCAGTCCTCTTCTCCTTACCCACGTGTTGAGGGGCATCGAGATTCAAGCCTCACCCGATGACCCAACCACGGCAATGCGGGTCTTCTCTGAAGAAGAGACCGCCTTTCTGAGTCCACTGATCAGCACGGCGCTCTCTAAAGCAACAAAGAGTCAGCTCGTGGCCTTCAGAGTGATGCATGGTACAGATCCCCGTGGTGACATGACCGGTGGACTACTGTTTACCCGAGGACGGCTCCTGCATCTGTGGCTGACTCACTACAGGGTGCCCAGTGTCGGAATAGTCCCGGGCGCCACACTGGATCGTCACGCTCGTCATCCGAAAGGACTGGATCCGCGTCGGCTACGCTTTCTCCCCGAAACGGTTCAGCAGCCAAGCCTGCATCAACAACCAGACATAATTGACCCGCCTCCACTCGCCACGCTCCTGATTGATTACCAGATGCTTGCTGCACAATTAAATCTACCCTCTGAGTCTACGCACGCTCAATCTAGCCATGGTGCGGCTCAGTCCGAGCCTGCCATTCCCGCTTCTCAAGAAGCACCATCTGCGGCCGGCGAAGAAACGCAGGCACTGAAAGAACGGATGAAGGTACAGGCCATTGAACTCGATGCCCTGAAAGAAGAAATGCGGGCGCTGCGAAACAGACTCTCCGAGATGGAGGAACCAGCATCAACCCAGATGAAGCCGCGGACGACACCCCGGTGA
- a CDS encoding response regulator, translated as MATILLVDDDQNLQDSLRSVLEADSHRGVEAADGVKAIACWGSLTFDLIITDFVIPRMNGQMVIQIAATQQPMLPIILMSCGIEESILS; from the coding sequence ATGGCGACGATTCTGCTTGTGGATGATGACCAGAATCTCCAAGACAGTCTTCGCTCGGTACTTGAAGCAGATAGTCATCGAGGCGTGGAGGCTGCGGATGGAGTAAAGGCAATTGCATGCTGGGGCTCGCTCACGTTCGACCTCATCATTACGGACTTTGTGATACCTCGCATGAACGGGCAGATGGTCATCCAGATCGCTGCGACCCAGCAGCCAATGCTCCCGATTATTCTTATGTCCTGCGGAATAGAGGAATCTATACTTTCATGA
- a CDS encoding response regulator transcription factor, giving the protein MATKHILLIEADERISTFIKRGLETQGYQVDIAENGNNGMLNGLNPYDLIILDLLLPDMSGHDVCQALRRERIQTPIFILTAKDTLEDKLSGFAHGADDYLAKPFAFEELLARIKALLRRRLFYDKEPNSVLCVADLRLDQSSREVRRGDTFIALTKKEFDLLAFLMAHPNKALSRTAIIEHVWGYNYETSTNTVDVYVGYLRKKIESSSQPKLIQSVRDFGYKISDQRPS; this is encoded by the coding sequence ATGGCAACCAAGCACATCCTTCTGATTGAGGCCGACGAACGGATCTCAACTTTCATCAAGCGTGGCCTCGAAACACAAGGTTACCAGGTAGACATCGCTGAAAACGGAAACAATGGGATGCTCAATGGCCTCAACCCATACGACCTCATCATCCTTGACCTTCTACTACCCGATATGAGCGGACACGATGTCTGTCAGGCTCTGCGACGTGAACGGATTCAGACACCTATCTTCATCCTGACGGCGAAAGATACATTGGAAGATAAGCTGAGCGGTTTCGCTCACGGAGCGGATGACTATCTGGCAAAGCCTTTTGCCTTCGAGGAATTACTCGCACGAATCAAAGCCCTACTCCGTCGGCGGCTCTTTTACGACAAAGAGCCGAACTCAGTATTGTGCGTCGCCGATCTGAGGCTCGACCAAAGCTCCCGTGAAGTACGCCGAGGGGACACGTTCATAGCCTTGACCAAGAAAGAGTTCGACCTCCTGGCATTTCTTATGGCTCATCCAAATAAAGCACTCAGTCGCACCGCCATCATAGAACATGTCTGGGGCTACAATTACGAGACCTCCACCAATACCGTTGATGTGTATGTTGGGTACCTGCGGAAAAAGATCGAGAGTAGCTCACAGCCTAAGTTGATTCAGAGCGTGCGCGATTTCGGGTACAAGATTTCTGATCAGCGCCCCTCCTAG
- a CDS encoding FG-GAP repeat protein, which translates to MTFLSMIGRFATLSALFLGAVALSSCLGSGGDSSGVLLTQQAYLKASNTGPGDLFSTAIAFDGDTLVVGAPFEDSTVTGNPADNTASGSGAVYVFTKSAGVWSQQAYLKASNIGAGDNFGTSVALDGDTLVVGSPFESSNATGVNGNQADNSASGSGAVYVFTRSGGVWSQQAYLKASNAEAGDNFGTSVALNGNMLVVGSPFESSNATGVNGNQADNSASGSGAVYVFTRSVGVWSQQAYVKASNTEAGDQFGKSVALSGETLVVGASGEDSALTGVTTNSPNEAATGNGAGNSGAVYVLTRSAGVWSQQAYLKASNAQIGDDFGGSVALSSDTLVVGASLEDSNATGVNGDQSSNSTSGSGAAYVFTRSAGVWSQQAYLKASNSEAGDNFGASVALDSDTVVIGAFNEDSNGIGANLNQADNSASSSGAAYVFTRSAGVWTPQVYLKASNSEAGDQFGYRVSVSAGQIAVGANVEGSALTGVTNGSPNEAATGNGASISGAVYLFAPQ; encoded by the coding sequence ATGACGTTCCTCTCGATGATTGGTAGGTTTGCTACCCTCTCCGCACTCTTTCTCGGTGCCGTGGCACTCTCTAGTTGCCTAGGGAGTGGAGGGGACTCCTCAGGTGTCTTGTTGACGCAGCAGGCCTATCTCAAGGCGTCAAATACGGGTCCTGGTGACTTGTTTAGCACTGCGATTGCTTTCGATGGGGACACATTGGTTGTCGGGGCTCCTTTTGAAGACAGTACCGTAACTGGCAATCCAGCCGACAATACCGCCAGCGGTAGTGGTGCAGTCTATGTGTTCACAAAGAGTGCGGGAGTCTGGAGTCAGCAGGCCTACCTGAAGGCCTCCAATATTGGGGCCGGTGATAACTTCGGCACCAGTGTCGCTCTTGATGGGGACACGTTGGTCGTCGGGTCTCCTTTTGAATCCAGCAACGCAACCGGAGTCAATGGCAATCAGGCTGACAACAGTGCCAGCGGTAGTGGGGCGGTCTATGTATTCACGAGGAGTGGGGGAGTCTGGAGTCAGCAGGCCTACCTGAAGGCATCGAATGCCGAAGCCGGTGACAACTTTGGCACGAGCGTCGCACTGAATGGGAATATGCTCGTCGTCGGGTCTCCGTTTGAATCCAGCAACGCAACCGGAGTCAATGGCAATCAGGCTGACAACAGTGCCAGCGGTAGTGGGGCGGTCTATGTATTCACGAGGAGTGTCGGTGTCTGGAGCCAACAGGCCTACGTGAAGGCCTCCAATACCGAAGCCGGTGACCAATTTGGCAAGAGCGTGGCTCTGAGCGGTGAAACGCTGGTCGTCGGAGCTTCTGGTGAAGACAGCGCTCTGACAGGTGTGACGACCAATTCTCCCAATGAGGCGGCGACCGGTAACGGGGCAGGTAATAGTGGGGCGGTCTATGTGCTCACGAGGAGTGCGGGAGTCTGGAGTCAACAAGCCTACCTGAAAGCATCCAATGCACAAATCGGCGATGACTTTGGTGGCAGCGTGGCTCTAAGTAGCGACACCCTGGTAGTTGGGGCTAGTCTGGAGGACAGCAACGCAACTGGGGTCAATGGCGATCAGTCAAGCAACAGTACCAGCGGCAGCGGGGCGGCCTATGTGTTCACGAGGAGTGCCGGCGTCTGGAGTCAGCAGGCCTATCTGAAGGCCTCCAATTCAGAGGCAGGTGATAACTTTGGTGCGAGTGTTGCGCTGGACAGTGATACGGTGGTCATCGGAGCGTTTAACGAAGACAGTAATGGAATAGGGGCGAATTTGAACCAAGCCGATAACAGTGCCAGCAGCAGCGGGGCGGCCTATGTGTTCACGAGGAGTGCCGGCGTCTGGACTCCACAGGTCTATTTGAAGGCATCCAATTCTGAAGCGGGTGATCAGTTTGGCTACCGCGTGTCTGTGAGTGCTGGACAGATAGCCGTAGGAGCAAATGTAGAAGGTAGTGCGCTCACCGGTGTCACCAACGGTTCGCCCAATGAAGCAGCGACTGGTAACGGTGCATCGATCAGCGGCGCAGTATATCTGTTTGCGCCACAGTAG
- a CDS encoding glycosyltransferase family 2 protein: MTLESIYGVSQALFLLYLVTLTGGYLLLNAISIFSLRQYFEERMGEHFPQAFTGYEPQISIIVPAYNEAATIASSIQSLLQLRYPEFEIIIVNDGSKDDTIHVLRQAFELKPFPEAYGRDLPTQPIRATYHSSIYANVRVIDKENGGKADSLNAGINLSVYPLFCCIDADSVLAQDSLYRVVQPFLLDHRTVACGGTIRVANGCSVEAGRVKQVGLPSSLLALLQTVEYLRAFLSGRQGWSPMNAMLIISGAFGLFRKEAVLKVGGYRTATIGEDMELVVRLHHYHRINDLPYRITYVPDPVCWTEVPEDYRTLRNQRIRWQRGLCDSLAGHFELCCHPKGGTVGWLAFPFMAVFEWFGPAFEILGYVLLLIGLGLGLVSVQVWLLCVGVAIGLGVTLSLSALLMEEMTFHLYQRPSDLLKLVLVSVVENFGYRQLNSYWRLIGLIRWIRGTKAEWGNMIRSASWQSQQPHPEKR, encoded by the coding sequence ATGACGTTGGAATCGATTTACGGTGTATCCCAGGCATTATTTCTACTGTACTTGGTGACATTGACGGGTGGGTACTTATTGCTCAATGCCATTTCTATTTTCTCGCTACGCCAGTATTTTGAAGAGCGAATGGGGGAGCATTTCCCGCAAGCGTTCACCGGGTATGAGCCGCAAATTAGCATCATTGTTCCAGCATATAACGAAGCCGCCACAATCGCGAGTTCTATTCAATCTTTGTTACAGCTCCGCTATCCCGAATTCGAAATCATCATTGTCAACGACGGCTCGAAGGACGATACCATCCATGTGCTGCGGCAAGCGTTCGAACTGAAACCATTTCCTGAAGCATATGGCCGCGATCTACCGACGCAGCCGATTCGAGCGACCTATCACTCCTCGATCTACGCCAATGTTCGTGTGATCGACAAAGAAAACGGTGGGAAAGCCGATTCACTAAATGCTGGGATTAATCTGTCGGTCTATCCATTGTTTTGCTGTATCGACGCGGATTCGGTCTTGGCCCAGGATAGTCTCTATCGCGTGGTGCAGCCGTTCTTGCTCGACCACCGTACGGTCGCCTGCGGGGGCACGATCCGTGTCGCCAATGGCTGCTCCGTTGAAGCAGGACGCGTGAAACAGGTGGGCCTACCGTCGAGCCTGTTGGCGCTTCTCCAAACCGTCGAATACCTCCGCGCGTTCTTATCCGGTCGGCAAGGATGGTCTCCGATGAATGCGATGTTGATCATCTCAGGGGCCTTTGGGTTATTTCGAAAGGAGGCGGTATTGAAAGTGGGAGGCTACCGGACGGCCACGATCGGCGAAGATATGGAACTCGTGGTGCGGCTCCATCATTATCATCGGATCAATGATCTCCCCTATCGGATTACCTATGTGCCGGATCCTGTCTGTTGGACTGAAGTACCGGAAGATTATCGCACGCTCAGGAATCAGCGTATCCGATGGCAACGCGGACTCTGCGACAGCCTCGCAGGGCACTTCGAACTCTGTTGCCATCCAAAAGGCGGCACGGTCGGCTGGCTGGCCTTTCCGTTTATGGCGGTGTTTGAGTGGTTTGGACCGGCTTTTGAGATCCTGGGCTATGTGTTGTTGCTGATTGGACTGGGATTGGGCTTGGTCTCCGTACAGGTCTGGCTTCTCTGTGTGGGGGTTGCCATTGGGCTCGGGGTCACCCTGTCCCTGAGTGCCCTGCTGATGGAAGAAATGACCTTTCATCTGTACCAGCGACCCTCGGATCTTCTCAAGCTCGTTCTGGTGTCGGTCGTGGAGAACTTTGGGTACCGGCAACTCAATTCCTACTGGAGGCTGATTGGGCTGATCCGGTGGATCCGAGGCACCAAAGCGGAATGGGGCAATATGATTCGATCAGCTTCGTGGCAATCCCAACAACCCCATCCTGAAAAGCGTTAG
- a CDS encoding tetratricopeptide repeat protein produces the protein MTTNPALRRSTPNRPPLPIIWILASMLCAVGYQPVHATDGSSSRALLEQAKQLEQDQQYPAAIEIYRTLLRQDPENDDIRAALARLLSWQGSHAEAAQLYREIIRRHPTDLDVRTALARVLSWQTDRKEAQQLYEAILQEDPRHVDSLQGLGDLLFWEERVVDALSYYERAYAIGQDPVIAERIASIKRARPPLDNPQPTLAPAFTTEERAERLAQAQAWERSGAYRQAMSTYQQILVASPADDDTRGHLARVLARDGQLDEAASLYRDILTRHSSDLDVQIGLARVLSWQKQYAPAIQQYQAVLEQDSTNREALQGLADTLFWSGATREATHQYARLYQLTGDETVAARMRDISATLDASPRAPLGLRDSIIRLPFRDYLKVGYGQFAYSRDIQNERDVLFEVSKSIGAQTLIARVEPINRFGFHDTVLSAEGYSPLWRRAWGYLAAQGTINPDFSPKYSFAGEVTQGLGLVHPLLTRLEASLGYRYLSYKTDDIHLLSPGFTVFLPFNFWLTEKLYYVPETGAITLSSRLTWRPTNRLQVFVSGSFGTSGERIVATQDVTRVSSRTIQGGIVLPVVDRVSLEISGYDEDRGALYTRRGASFSIIYHW, from the coding sequence ATGACGACCAACCCAGCCTTAAGACGATCAACTCCGAATCGTCCTCCTCTACCGATCATCTGGATCCTTGCTTCGATGCTCTGCGCGGTCGGATATCAACCGGTTCATGCTACTGATGGGTCATCATCACGCGCGTTGCTCGAGCAAGCCAAACAGCTTGAACAGGATCAGCAGTACCCTGCTGCTATTGAAATCTACCGCACCCTACTTCGACAAGACCCTGAGAATGACGACATTCGAGCCGCACTCGCCAGACTATTGTCGTGGCAGGGGTCTCATGCCGAGGCTGCACAGCTGTACCGGGAGATTATCCGGCGTCATCCAACCGATCTCGACGTCCGAACCGCGTTGGCACGGGTGCTCTCATGGCAGACGGACCGGAAGGAAGCCCAACAACTCTATGAAGCGATCTTACAGGAAGACCCTCGGCATGTTGACTCGCTTCAAGGATTGGGAGATCTCCTATTTTGGGAAGAACGTGTCGTAGATGCCCTCTCCTACTACGAAAGAGCATATGCCATTGGTCAGGATCCGGTGATCGCCGAGCGGATCGCTTCAATCAAACGTGCGCGCCCACCGTTAGACAATCCGCAGCCGACCCTGGCCCCTGCTTTTACTACAGAGGAGAGAGCGGAGCGCCTCGCACAGGCACAGGCCTGGGAACGGAGTGGCGCATACAGGCAAGCGATGAGTACGTACCAACAGATTCTGGTTGCTTCTCCGGCTGACGACGACACCCGTGGACACCTCGCGCGCGTTTTGGCACGAGACGGACAGTTAGATGAAGCGGCCTCGCTATACCGCGACATTCTCACTCGCCATTCCTCCGATCTCGATGTCCAAATCGGTCTGGCACGTGTGCTGTCGTGGCAAAAACAGTATGCCCCAGCAATCCAGCAGTATCAGGCCGTGCTGGAACAGGACAGTACGAATCGAGAGGCCTTGCAGGGGTTAGCCGATACCTTGTTCTGGAGTGGAGCTACTCGGGAAGCCACGCATCAGTATGCGCGCCTCTATCAGTTGACCGGTGATGAAACGGTTGCCGCACGTATGCGAGACATCTCCGCCACACTCGACGCGTCACCACGGGCCCCACTTGGTCTACGCGATTCAATCATTCGGTTACCATTCCGCGACTATCTCAAGGTCGGGTACGGTCAGTTTGCCTATTCGCGCGATATCCAAAATGAACGAGATGTCCTGTTCGAGGTCTCCAAATCCATCGGCGCACAAACCCTGATCGCCCGGGTCGAACCGATCAACCGATTCGGCTTTCATGACACTGTGTTGTCGGCGGAGGGATACAGCCCCTTGTGGCGTCGAGCCTGGGGGTACCTCGCTGCACAAGGGACGATCAATCCAGACTTTTCGCCCAAGTATTCGTTTGCGGGTGAAGTGACCCAGGGCCTCGGTCTTGTGCATCCCCTGCTCACGAGGCTCGAGGCCTCACTCGGCTATCGCTACCTGTCCTACAAAACGGATGATATTCACTTGCTCAGTCCGGGATTCACCGTCTTCCTCCCCTTTAACTTCTGGCTCACAGAAAAACTGTATTACGTCCCGGAGACCGGCGCCATCACGCTTTCGTCACGGCTGACCTGGCGCCCCACCAACCGCCTCCAAGTCTTCGTGTCGGGTTCGTTTGGAACCTCTGGCGAACGGATTGTCGCCACGCAAGATGTGACACGCGTGAGCAGTCGAACCATCCAAGGGGGAATTGTCTTGCCTGTGGTCGATCGGGTCTCTCTGGAAATCAGCGGATATGATGAAGACCGAGGAGCGCTGTACACCAGACGCGGAGCCAGTTTCAGCATCATCTACCACTGGTAA
- a CDS encoding HEAT repeat domain-containing protein, with product MLAFIDTDLPLDLWYISAVVLSCIIVLLLTSILLFRRHRLAAQHRRQRVITTWKPLLEQYVQEPLHTLPALTRRDHVVFLYLWNEHYESMGDAMIAQLVHVAQRVGSHHLAKELLHSHQLSHRMLGVVTLGRLQDQSAWTPISILVTHHNSFLAFNAAQALLRIDPKAALSLLLPVLGRRADWSPLKIVSMLQTVGRDLASEVLAQAAIQGDPDISPRLIRYLPGTKSQRGLPILRQFLRDEACSTNMLSASLFVFGEFRDPADLPIVRQHLTHEAWYVRVQAATALGKLGTVEDEDRLIDLFNDEHWWVRYRAGEALVSLESMTEEKLMKLQESLTSPEAHEILAPILAKFRARRAPIAVRP from the coding sequence GTGCTTGCCTTCATCGATACCGACCTTCCACTCGACCTCTGGTATATCAGTGCGGTCGTGCTGAGCTGCATTATTGTCTTGCTTCTTACCTCCATTCTTCTGTTCCGTCGACACCGCCTGGCGGCCCAACACCGACGACAGCGCGTCATCACCACCTGGAAACCGTTGCTGGAACAGTATGTTCAAGAGCCCCTGCACACACTCCCCGCCCTGACACGTCGTGATCATGTGGTCTTCCTCTATCTCTGGAACGAGCACTATGAATCCATGGGAGACGCGATGATCGCACAGCTGGTCCATGTCGCCCAGAGAGTTGGGAGTCACCATCTGGCAAAAGAGCTGCTGCATTCACACCAGCTGAGTCACCGGATGCTTGGAGTCGTCACATTGGGGCGATTACAGGACCAATCAGCCTGGACACCGATTAGCATCTTAGTGACTCATCACAATTCATTCTTGGCCTTTAACGCAGCGCAAGCCCTGCTTCGTATCGATCCGAAGGCTGCACTCTCGCTGCTCTTACCCGTTCTTGGCCGACGAGCGGACTGGTCTCCACTCAAAATTGTCTCCATGCTACAGACAGTAGGACGGGACCTGGCATCTGAAGTCCTTGCACAAGCGGCCATTCAGGGAGATCCCGATATCAGCCCACGACTGATCCGCTACCTGCCGGGGACGAAAAGTCAGCGCGGTCTGCCGATCCTTCGTCAATTCCTCCGAGATGAGGCCTGCTCCACCAACATGCTGTCTGCGAGTCTCTTCGTGTTCGGAGAGTTTCGTGATCCGGCAGATCTCCCGATAGTTCGGCAACACCTGACTCATGAGGCCTGGTATGTCCGAGTGCAGGCTGCAACGGCACTGGGAAAGTTGGGAACCGTCGAGGATGAGGACCGGTTGATCGACTTGTTCAATGATGAGCACTGGTGGGTCCGCTATCGGGCGGGAGAAGCCTTGGTGAGCTTAGAGTCGATGACGGAGGAGAAACTGATGAAATTACAAGAATCGCTCACCTCACCTGAAGCACATGAAATCCTCGCTCCCATCCTGGCAAAATTCAGGGCCCGTCGTGCTCCGATTGCGGTCAGGCCCTAG
- a CDS encoding copper oxidase: protein MKIRHLLLAALSMLVGLGVAGMAQAQSPSPDDPVVSFEAGDRPGNFFTCSNTANSKSLGCVPASIGGAQQRSLAVIAPGETVGFPSFSGEASTIHTALSLLWPLKSDDTNPHGMPFKAAIDFLHPAPGGVATVKLTEPGLYVFICDIHVYMFAGVIVDDPNTPEGLDLGKKIRLVNNITVPTFSDLAVRLLRTFFTITDPGNWKDYTKSTWTPAFPAVPVIVYDKDGNKIPVADLSAVLSIGTVDLTDSANKLFNPKTAGVGEIWVNTQFELTGGKAKPGTATAINGADWKLTKKVALPEINMNHPHNMWTDREQKVIYQTQWFDERLAVFDRKTGALIRELNAGPAPSHVMTRANNDYVHVAQNGGNNVREFNALAGGNGAGPNQFIRDIPMTSIPVDNSDIINATHPHGHWMSSTGDEMVTPNENVNTSTVYNFKAGTIEATPNTGAVPIATSMMPDSSKYYVSNFLDNTISVMNMASNSNSEIKKINLIEKYNPVEGCHSSTNPTSTPNLDCSFVGALPIQTPVNPEGTNMVTANTLTATITVVDTRPGLPTTDTVVATLPCDPGCHGVNYGAKLGGGYYAYIANKFSNVMLVVDPDPDMNGDPSDAAIVGRVLLAGAASAVQDDTVTGNPGMGGQGVLAVPNVYNGWVQEWVQNCKGKDCNSWKKQLTSKQKNPGPVQ from the coding sequence ATGAAAATACGACATCTCTTATTGGCTGCACTCAGTATGCTGGTGGGGTTGGGCGTAGCTGGCATGGCCCAGGCCCAATCTCCTTCTCCCGATGATCCTGTCGTCTCATTCGAAGCTGGCGACAGGCCTGGAAACTTTTTTACCTGTTCAAACACGGCCAACTCGAAATCACTCGGGTGTGTGCCAGCATCCATTGGGGGAGCTCAGCAGAGGTCTCTCGCCGTTATTGCCCCGGGAGAAACGGTGGGGTTCCCCTCGTTTAGCGGAGAAGCCAGCACGATCCATACGGCGCTGAGCTTGCTGTGGCCTCTAAAATCCGATGACACAAACCCACATGGAATGCCGTTCAAGGCGGCCATCGATTTCCTCCACCCGGCACCGGGAGGGGTGGCCACTGTGAAGTTGACGGAGCCAGGCCTGTACGTCTTCATCTGTGACATCCACGTCTACATGTTCGCAGGTGTCATCGTGGATGATCCCAATACGCCTGAAGGATTGGACCTCGGCAAAAAGATTAGGCTGGTCAATAACATTACGGTTCCGACATTCAGTGATTTAGCGGTTCGCCTGTTGCGCACCTTCTTTACCATCACGGATCCAGGGAATTGGAAAGATTACACTAAGAGCACGTGGACACCAGCTTTCCCCGCTGTGCCAGTGATTGTGTATGATAAGGATGGGAACAAGATCCCTGTGGCTGATCTCTCTGCGGTGCTTTCGATTGGGACCGTCGATCTCACAGATTCCGCAAATAAATTATTTAATCCGAAAACGGCAGGGGTGGGAGAAATCTGGGTTAATACTCAGTTTGAATTGACAGGGGGGAAGGCAAAGCCCGGTACGGCGACGGCCATCAACGGAGCGGACTGGAAACTCACGAAGAAGGTGGCACTTCCAGAGATCAATATGAACCATCCCCACAACATGTGGACGGATAGAGAGCAAAAAGTAATCTATCAGACGCAATGGTTCGACGAGCGATTGGCGGTGTTTGACAGAAAGACTGGCGCGCTCATACGTGAACTGAATGCAGGCCCCGCTCCCTCACACGTGATGACGAGGGCCAATAACGATTATGTGCATGTGGCACAGAATGGTGGTAATAACGTACGAGAATTTAATGCATTGGCGGGTGGAAATGGCGCGGGTCCGAATCAATTTATTCGTGATATTCCGATGACAAGTATACCCGTAGATAACTCCGACATTATTAACGCCACCCACCCTCATGGTCATTGGATGAGTTCGACAGGGGATGAGATGGTGACTCCCAACGAAAATGTCAATACATCGACAGTGTATAATTTCAAGGCTGGCACAATCGAGGCCACACCGAATACGGGTGCTGTCCCAATTGCCACGAGCATGATGCCGGATTCGAGTAAGTATTACGTGAGCAATTTTCTTGATAACACCATATCGGTCATGAATATGGCCAGCAACAGCAATTCAGAAATCAAGAAGATTAATTTGATTGAAAAGTACAATCCAGTAGAAGGTTGCCATAGCTCAACTAACCCAACAAGCACTCCAAATCTTGATTGTTCGTTCGTGGGTGCTTTGCCTATTCAGACGCCGGTGAATCCGGAGGGAACCAACATGGTCACGGCCAATACCCTGACTGCCACGATTACGGTCGTGGATACCAGGCCTGGTTTGCCTACAACAGATACAGTGGTGGCAACGCTACCTTGTGATCCCGGCTGCCACGGTGTGAATTACGGTGCCAAGCTAGGAGGCGGGTACTATGCCTATATCGCCAATAAGTTCAGCAACGTGATGCTCGTCGTGGATCCTGATCCCGATATGAATGGCGATCCGAGCGATGCCGCGATTGTCGGACGCGTGTTGTTAGCTGGGGCGGCCTCGGCAGTACAGGACGACACGGTGACTGGTAATCCAGGCATGGGGGGACAGGGCGTCCTGGCTGTTCCGAACGTCTATAACGGCTGGGTCCAGGAATGGGTTCAGAACTGCAAGGGCAAAGACTGCAATAGCTGGAAAAAGCAGCTGACTTCGAAGCAGAAAAATCCAGGTCCTGTGCAGTAG